A region of the Amycolatopsis sp. cg13 genome:
CGGGGCGAATCCGCCGCGCCGGGCGACTTTTAGGTCGGACACAACCAACGATCCACAGGGCGCGGTGCGCGTCCCTTCGGCCGGTACCGGCTCCGCGAGTACCGCAGTCACCCGGCGGACTGCTTCCACCCCGTCCTCGCTCGCGTGGAACGCCGCGCCGACCGCGCGAATCGGCTGGTAGCACTCGGGAGCGAGGATGAGCACGCCGAGCCCGATCGCCAGCGGGAGCGATCCCGAGACGAGCCGGACGCCGATGACGACAGCCACCAGCGCGACCGACAGCGTCGCCGCGAGCTCCAGCACGAACGCCGAGGAGAACGCGACCTTCAACGTCTTGAGCGTCGCGCGACGATGCCGTTCCGACAGTTTCCGCACGGTTTCGGCCTGTGCGTCGGCCCGCCGGAACGCGGTGAGCACCGGCAATGCCCGCACCAGTTCGAGCAGCAGACCGGACAACCGGTGCACCGCGTCCGTCGCGCCGGAAACGCGATCGGCGGTGAATTTTCCGACCAGGACGGCGAACATCGGCAGCAGCGGGACCGTCGCGGCGATGATCACCGCCGAGGGCCAATCTGTCCACAGGATCGCCGCGCCTGCCGCGAGCGGGACGACCGCGGCAGTGACGAGCGCGGGGAGGTACTCGCGGAAGTACGAGTCGAGTGCGTCGAGGCCGCGCGTGACGAGCGTCGTGAGTTCGCCGTGGCCGCGCCGGGCCAGCCATTCCGGGCCGAGGCGCAACGCGTGGTCGACGACGCGGGCGCGCAGATCGCGTTGCGCGGTCGCGGCGGCGCGGGCGGAGACAACCCGCACCGCCCAGCTGGTGCCTGCCCGGCCCACGACGAGCGCGAACAGAACAGCCAACTGGACGGTGCGGCCCCCTTCCCCCAGCCCCCGGGAGACCACGTCCGCGAGGATGTCCGCCAGCAGAAAAGCTTGTCCGACAAGGAAAGCCGCGTTCCCGAACGACAGCACCGCGACCAGGGCCAGCGCTCGGCGCGCGGCCGGCCCCAGGGCCGAGAGCGCGCCGAGCGGACCCTTGCCCAGCCGCACTGGGTCCATGGGGGACCCGGTGGCGGAAAGGGGTGCGCGGCTGGGAAGTTCAGTCATGGTCAGTGCGCCGCCGGGATGTGCTGGACGCCGATGCGCTTGCGGAAAACCCAGTAGGTCCAGCCTTGGTAGATCAGCACCGCCGGCGCTCCGAACGCGCCAACCCACGTCATCACTGTGAGCGTGTAGTGGCTGACCGCGGTGTTCATGATGGTCAGCGAGTGCACGGGGTCCAATGTGGACGGAAGGACGTTCGGGTAGAGCGCGCCGAAGAAGGTCACCGCGGCGCCCGTGATGACGACCGCGAGCGCGGCGAAGGCCTGTCCGTCGCGGTCGGCGTGCAGCCGCAGCCACGCCACCGCCGCGGCGAGGACGACGATCACCAGCGAGATGAGCGTCCACAGTTTGCCTTCGCGGACCTGGACGACCACCAGGAACGCGACCAGCGGCGCCAGCCCGACCGGGAGGATGCGCAGCGCCAGGGTGCGCGCACGTTCGCGCAGGTCACCGGTGGTTTTCAGGGCGAGGAACGCCGCGCCGTGCACGAGCGAGAACCCGACGATGGCGACCGCGCCAAGCAGCGTGTCCCACCGGACCGACTCGAACGGCGACCCGACGCGGTTGCCCTGCGCGTCGAGCGGCAGGCCGAGGACGGTGGTCGCGAGCAGCAGCCCGACGCCCAGCGGCGGGACCCAGGAACCGATGATGATCACGCGGTCCCAGACGCGCCGCCAGCGTTCGGAGTCGACCTTGCCGCGGTACTCGAACGCGACGCCGCGCCCGATGAGCGCGATGAGGACGATCAGCAGCGGGAGGTACGCGCCGGAGAAAAGCGACGCGTACCAGCCGGGGAACGCCGCGAAGGTCGCCCCGGCCGCGACGATCAGCCAGACCTCGTTGCCGTCCCAGACCGGCCCGATCGTGTTGACGAGGACGCGCCGCTCGGTGTTCGTTTTCCCGAGGACCGGCAGCAGCATCCCGACGCCGAAGTCGAATCCTTCGAGGAAGAGGTACCCCAGCCAGAACAGCGCGACGATCGCGAACCACAGCGTTTCGAGTGTCATCCCCACTCACCTCGTCCGGCGACCGCCGGCGTCATCCGGTCGGCCACCGGGTTGTCCCCACGATGGCCCTGAGTTATCCACAACCCAGCGAGTTGTCCACAGATTCGCTGTGGGTAACCCGCGAGAGCCACGACCCGATTACGCTGGGTACGGGGCGTCCCAGGAGCGCCCGGACACTCAGTCCAGGCCAGTGGAGCGAGCCGCGCCCAGACCCGGCCCTCCGGGTCTTCTGGCGGCACCCCGGCCCGCTCCACCGGGTCAGTAGGCGAACGAAAGCGCCTGGTCATCGGAATCATCCGAACCGTCCGAGTCTTTGGAGTCAGAAGAGGCAGCGGGCGGCATCACCGCGTCCACCCCGCCCCGGATGTACTTGCGCATCAGGTACAGCTCCACCACACCCAGCACCGCGTACAGCACCGTCAGTGAGATCAGCGACGTCAAAATCTCGCCGACCGTCAGCTTCGAAACCGCCTGCGCGGTGAACATCCACATGCCCTCGACGCCGGTCGGATTGGGCGCGACCACGAACGGCTGCCGGCCCATCTCCGTGAAGATCCAGCCAGCGCTGTTGCCGATGAACGGCGTCGCGATGCCGCCCAGCACCATCAGCGGGAACCAGCGTCCGCCAGGAATTCGGCCGCGCCGGGTGAGCCACAGGGCCAGCAGGCCGATGCCCGCCGAGATCGCACCGAAGCCGATCATGATCCGGAAGCCCCAATACGTCACCGGCAGACTGGGCACGTAGTCGATCGGCTTGCCGGCCAGCGAGCCGAGCGCCGGGTCGTTCGGGTAGTTCGTGCCGTATTTCGCCTGGTATTCCGAAACCAGGTTCTCCACGCCCTTGACCTCGGTCGAGAAGTCGTTGTGCGCCAGGAAAGACAGCAGCGCGGGCACGTTGAACGTCTTCACGTCCTCGCAGTTGGCGTTAGCCACGTCGCCGATCGCGATGATCGAGAAGCTCGCCGGCTTTTCCGTGTGGCACAACGCTTCCGCCGACGCCATCTTCATCGGCTGCTGCTCGAACATCAGCTTGCCCTGCGCGTCGCCGGTGATCGCCAGCACCGCGAACGCCACGATGCCGACCCAGCTGCCGAGGCGCAGCGACGAGCGCCAGACGTCCCGGTGCTCGTCCGAAGACGAACGCTTCCGCCACAGATGCCATCCGGCCACGCCGACCAGGAACGCCGCCGCCACCGAGAACGCGCCGGCCAGCGTGTGCGGGATCGCGGCGAGCGCGGTGTTGTTCGTGAGCACCGCGCCGATCGAGTTCATCGTCGGCTTACCGTTCACGAACTCGACGCCCACCGGATGCTGCATCCACGAGTTCGCGGCGAGGATGAAATACGCCGAAGCCATCGTGGCCAGCGAGAACGCCCAGGCACAGGCCAGGTGCACACGCTTGGGCAGCCGGTCCCAGCCGAAGATCCACAGCCCGAGGAAGACCGATTCGACGAAGAACGCGAGGAGGCCTTCCATGGCGAGCGGCGCGCCGAACACGTCGCCGACGAACCGGGAGTAGGCGCTCCAGCTCATCCCGAACTGGAACTCCTGCACGATCCCGGTCACGACGCCCATGGCGAAGTTGACGAGCAGCAGCTTGCCCCAGAACTTCGTCATCTTGAGGTGCCGCAGCTTGCCGGTGCGCACCCATGCCGTCTGCATGGCCGCGACCAGCACCGAAAGTCCGATGGTCAGCGGGACCATCAGGAAGTGGTAGACGGTGGTGATGCCGAACTGCCACCGCGCGAGCTCAAGGACATCCACGAGTTCGATCCTCCGCGCGGACACCCTCGCCAGCCAGTTCAACACGTCCTGAACAAGCCGGGACCAACGTCCCGCCGACCTGCCTAAACCCAGCGAAGGGAACGAGCCGAGCTACCCCCGATCAGGTGGCGGCTAGCGCGTCTCCTCCACGAGCCACGACAGGTACCGCGGGCTGCCGCCGACGATCGGCGTGACGACGACCTCGGGCAAGTCGTACGGATGCCGCACGTTCAGGAACTCCTCCAGCGCGCCGGACCGGTCCGCGGCCGTCTTGCACTCGACCCGCCATTCGGCCGCCGTCTGCACCTCGTCCTCCCACCGGAAAACGCTGGTGATCGGCCCCACGATCTGGGCGCACGCGGCGAGCCGGGCCTCGATGGCGCTCGCGGCGATGGTGCGCGCGGCGGCCTCGGAGTCGACGGTGGTGATGACGACGACGTGGTCAGCAGACATGACCCGCACCGTACCGCAGCCGGAAAACAGAATTCGGCGCACCGAAAAAAATTATCCGGCTAACCGGCGGGCAGCATTCTGCCGACCTTATCAGGCAATTCGCGAAACCCATCAGCTTGCGGTTTTCTGAACCTCCCCTTTATCGTTGCAGTGAAAGGGGTGAGCACGAACCCATGTCTCCCGCATTGATCGCTCTGTTCAGCGCGTTCGGCCTGGTACTGGCCGTCGAGCTGCCGGACAAGACGCTCGTCGCGACCCTCGTGCTCACCACCCGTTTCCGCGCCTGGCCGGTATTCGCCGGAGTATGCGTGGCATTCGCCGTGCAATGCGTGATCGCGGTCGCTTTCGGCAGTCTGCTCACGCTCTTGCCGGAAACCCTTGTTTCGGTGCTGGTCGCCGCGATGTTCGGCGTCGGCGCGTTCCTGCTGCTGCGCGAGGGCTTCAGCGAAGGCAGCGAAGCGGGCGAGGACGCCTCCCGCTCCGGCCCCGGGCCGGTTTCGTTCCTGCGCTCCGCGCTCACGTCGTTCGGCGTGCTCTTCGCCGCCGAGTGGGGCGACGCCTCGCAGCTGGCGACCGCCGGTCTCGTCGCCCGCCTCGGCAACCCGTTCGCGGTCGGGGTCGGCGCGTTCGCCGCGCTGGTGTCGGTCGCCGGGCTGGCGGTGTTCATCGGCTCCAAGATCCGCGACCGGATCCGGCCCAAGCTGATCCAGCGGGTCGCCGGGTTCGTGTTCGCCGGTTTCGCCGCGTTCGCGCTGGCCCAGCTGCTCTGGTAACCGCGGTTTCACAGGAACGCCAGGTAACCTCTTCGGAACCCCAGAACGAGGACCAGGTGAACCCCCGGTGACGCCATGGCCTCCGCCATGACCGCCGAGGAGTGCCCGTGCCGACCCCTTCCCGCGCCGCCGTATCGCCGGTTTCGCCGGTGCACGGCAGGCTCGCGCTAGTCGGCATCGGGGCGGCCGTGCTCATCGCGACGGATCTGCACCTGCGGCTCTCCGCGCAAATCAGCCCGATCTGGCAGACGCTGTCGGAGTACGTCTACGGCAGGCTCGGCGACCACTCGGCCGCGCGGCTGTTCGCCTTCATGTGCCTGGCCCTCGCGCTGGGTTCGCTGGCGTTGCTGGCCGGGCTCGTCAAGGCTCGCCGCTCGCCCGCGGTCGTCCTCCTGCTCGGCGTCTGGTGCGCCGGCCTCACGATCTGCGCGACAGTCCCCGTCGACCCGAACGGCGAAGCCCGTTCCTTCGACGGCCAGCTGCACAACGCCGCCGCCCTCACCGCGTTCCTCGCGCTCCCCACGGCCGCCTGGCTGCTGACCCGGCGCGGCGGTCGCGCGTGCCCGTGGGAGCCGCGCCGCACCACGATCCGCTGGCTGGCCGCCGCGAGTTTCGCCAGCGTGGCGGTGGTGCTGGGCGGTTTCGTGTTCACCCTGATCACCGGGCCCGCGCAGCAGGAAGTGACGCTCGGGCTGTTCGAGCGGCTGCTGTTCACGGTGGACCTGGCGCTGCTGCTGACCATGGTCCGGCCGCTCGTCGCCGCGTCCCGCCGCTAGGTCCGCAGCACCTCGGCCAGCTTCACCGCCGCCGCCACCGCCAGCGGCCCGACCTCGTCCGAAGCCAACGGCTCCAGCGAGATCACCCCGACGCTCGCCCGCAGCCCAGGCACCCCGCGCACCGGCGCGGCCACCCCCGAAGCACCAGCCTCGATCTCGCCCGTCGAAACGGCCCACTTGTCAGTGCCCCCGGGCCGCAACGCCATCGCCCGCCCGGCCGCACCGGCAGCGAGCGCGTGCCTGCTGCCGACCCGGTAAGCCACGTGATAACTCGTCCACGACGGCTCGACCACCGCGACCGCCTGCGCGTGATCGCCCTGCGCGACCGTCAGATGCGCCGTAGCGCCGACCTTCTCGGCCAGCTCGCGCAACACCGGCCGCGCGGCCTCGCGCAGCTGTGGCAGCACCTGACCGGCCAGCCGCAGCACTCCGACGCCGAGCCGCACCTTGGTGCCGTCTCGCCAGATCAGGCCGCGTTCGGCCAACGGGACGAGCAGCCGGTACACCGCCGCGCGGCTCGCGCCGATGGTCACCGCGAGTTCGGAGATGGTCGCCGCCTGCTCGCCCGAATCGGCCACTGCCTGCAGCAGCGCCAGACCGCGGTCGAGGGTCAGCGACCCCTCCGTGCTCACAACAGTCCGAGTTCACCCAGGTCGGCCACCGGCTCGGCGAACGAAGCCGCCGCGTACGACCCGAAAAGCTCCCGCACCGCCTTGGCGGCCGGCTCCGGCAACGCGCGCGCCTCGTCGGCGAGGGCCTTGCCGTCGGTCGACTCCAGCGCTTCGCGGACGTCGCCGCCGGAGAGGCAGCGCGCCGACGCGACAAGCAGGTTCAGGAAGCCGTGATGCGTGAAGCCGGTCTCCGCGTCGACGTGCCGGACCGCGCGGTGCAGGCTGTTCGTCGCCTTGAACGACGCCCCCGGCGAGCCGCTGACCACGGACAGGAAGTCGGCGACCTCGTCGACGCTGGGGAAGTTCTCCCCCGCCTTGCCGCCGCAGCGGATCTTCGGCCAGCTGCCGTGCTCGATCACGTTGCGCACGCCGTCCAGCCAGCCGACGCCGCGGCGCGGTTCGACGACCCGGATGACGTCCTCGGGCACGAACTCCGAGACGCGCTCGAGCCACACCTCGTCGACGTCGGACGGGGCGGGCATCTCCACCATCCGCAGCGACAGCAGTTCGCTGCGCGATTCGACGATCGAGATCGCCTTCGGAACGCCGCCGAGCCCCGTGTCGATGATCAGCGACAGCGGCAGCGGCTCCTTGGGTTTGATCTTGATCAGCTCGGTGATCAGCTCCGGCAGCCGCGAGGCCTGGCAGAGGAAAACTCCGAGCACCCCGGCGTGTTCTCCGCCGCGCGATGCGAAGTGCGCGCGAAGCGCCTCCGGCATCGCGACGTCCGCGGGCGGGAAGAGCGCCGAGTCGTCGACGAGCCGCGCGAACAGGGGAGGAATTCCACGGGGGCCGGGGGGCGTGAGTTCCACAGCGCTTGACACGACTGACACGCTAGTAGCGTACGGCAAGAGGACAAAATCGTTCGCTCAGCGGACGCGTTCTGAGGCCGTCTCAACAGAGGATCAAGCGACCCTCTCGGTCGAATCCGCCCGTTCCCGCCGTTCTGCCGATCCTCTGACCAGCAGTTTCCCGCCCCGTGGGTGATCTTCGCTCGCACTCTTCCCTTGGCGTGGCAATTCAGGTTAGGCTCACCTAAGTAGGAGGTGAGCCGTGACCGAGGCACCCGTATCCGTGCGCCGCCCGCCCGCGCCGAACCCCGCCGAACGCGCCAAGACGATCGCGACCCGAGGCGGCCCGGCGACGATCATGCCGACCGTCGAAAGCGCCGGCTGCGAAGCCGAACGCGTCGAGCCCGTCCTGCATCACGTGCACCACAGCGGAAGCGTCAGCATTCTTCTGCCGGACGAGCACCCGATGGTGTGCGCGTCCCGGCAGGCTCAGCGCGGCGAGCTCGCCGTCATGGTCGAGCTCGCCGACCACGCCCCGGTAGCGCTGCGGGAACCGGTCCGCGGCCTGCTGTGGATCACCGGATGGCTCCGGCCGCTGACGGCGGTGTCGGCCCGCGCGCGTGCGGTGTCGATCGCCGAACAGCGGCCGGACCACCGGCTCCTCGACGTCGGTCACGGCCTCACGCTGCTCCGGCTGACCCCGGCGTCGCTGGTACTGGCCGACGCGGAGGGCACGCATTCGCTGCGGCCGCACATGTTCAGCGCGGCCCCGCCGGACCCGTTCCACGACTACGAGGCCGACTGGCTGCGGCACCTGGAAAGCGACCATCCGGACGTGGTGGAACAACTGGCCCGGCACCTGCCCGCGGACCTGCGCGGCGGCCGGATCCGCCCGCTCGGCCTCGACCGGTACGGCCTGCGCCTGCGCGTCGAATCGGCGGCGGGCGACCACGACGTCCGCCTCGCGTTCTCCCGGACAGTCGACAGCCCGCCGCAGCTGGCGGCGGAACTGCGGCGGCTGCTCGGCTGCCCGTTCCTGCGCCACCAGCACGGCGAGGACTGAGGCGTCAGTCGTCCGCCAGCTCCGGAGGGAAGCCGCCCGTGGCGATCGGGCCCCAGCGGTCGATCGTGATCCGGATCAGGCTCTTGCCCTGCTTGCGCATGGCCTCGCGGTACTCGTCCCAGTTGGGGTGCTCGCCGGAGATGCTGCGGAAGTAGTCGACCAGCGGCTCGACCGAATCCGGCAGGTCGATCACCTCCGCGGTCCCGTCGACCTGCACCCACGGGCCGTTCCACTCGTCCGACAGCACGCACACCGACACCTGGGAGTTGCGCCGGAGGTTCACCGCCTTCGCGCGCTTCGGATACGTCGCGATGACGATCCGGCCCTCGTCGTCGACGCCGCACGTGTTCGGGGACAGCTGCGGCCGTCCGTCGGCGCGGGTGGTCACCAGGATCGCGTGGTGCCGCTGCTTGAGGAACGCGACCAGCTCGGCGCGCTCGACCTTCGTGTTGGTGGCGATAGTCCTCGGCATACCCCGACGGTAGCGTGCGTTCATGCGCACCACAGAGCGTTCCGGAGGGCCATCGGGCCTGCGTTCCTGGCTCAATCCGGCACTTCCGGCGTTCCCGGCTCCGATCACCGACGCCCGCGAGCGGCGCGCGGTCAAGATCGAGCTGGTCCTCGTCTTCGGCATCACCCTCGGGCTGTCCGGTGCGCGCAGTCTGCTGTCCCTTGTGGACTCTCTGCTGCGCCCGACCCCGTTGGCGCAGCAGCAAGTCCAGCTCAACGTCCCGCGCGCCGCCGCGAGCCTGCTGGACCTGCTCCAGCAACTGCTGAGCGCCGCGCAGCTGATCGGCTGGGGCGGGCTCGGGCTGTACCTGCTGTGGCGGGCCGGGCTGAAACTGCGGGAAATCGGCCTGAGCCGCCGCATCCGCCCCGACGCGCTCATCACCGTCGGAATCGCCGCGCTGATCGGCATTCCCGGGCTCGCGCTGTACTTCATCTCCTATCACCTCGGCTTCAGCCTCGCGGTGCAACCGTCCACTTTGGGCGATACCTGGTGGCGGCCGATCGCGCTGACGCTTTCCGCGTTCGGCAACGCTTTCGCCGAGGAAGTGCTCGTGATCGGCTATCTGCTCACGCGGCTGCGGCAACTCGGCGTGCGCGAGAACGCGTCGCTGTTCGGCGCGGCGGTACTTCGCGGTTCCTACCACCTGTACCAAGGGTTCGGCGGGTTCGTCGGCAACCTCGTGATGGGCCTGGTGTTCGGCCGCGTGTGGCAGCGGACCAACCGGCTGTGGCCGCTCATCGCCGCGCATACTTTGTTCGATGTGGTGTCCTTCGTCGGCTATTCGTTGCTGAAAGGCCGTCTTTCCTGGCTCCCGTGATGCCCGCTCATTAGGCTCGCACTTCGTGAGCGAGACGAGCGAGATGACCGCACCTCCCAGGGTGGACAGCGAAGTCGGGCCGCTGCGGGCAGTCCTGTTGCACCGGCCGGGAAACGAGCTGAAACGGCTCACTCCCCGCAACAACGACAAGCTTCTTTTCGACTCCATCCCGTGGGTGAGCCGCGCGCAGCAGGAGCACGACGCGTTCGCCGACGTCCTGCGCGGCCGCGGCGTCGAGGTACTGCTGCTGGCCGACGTTCTCCGCACCGCGCTGGAAGATCAGCGTGCGCACGCCGCCGGTGTCCATGCCGCGGTGGACGACCGGCGTCTCGGCAACGACCTCGCGGATTCGCTGAGGTCACACCTGACGAGCGTCGACGCGCCCACGCTCGCCGAGGTCCTGATGGCGGGCATGACGTTCGAGGAGCTGCCGTCCGCCGAGGGCGCGTCGCTGGTGCGGATGATGCACAACCCGCGCGACTTCGCCGTCGATCCGTTGCCCAATCTGCTCTTCACCCGCGATTCGTCGGCGTGGATCGGCGACCGCGTCGCGATCTCGTCGCTGACCATGCCCGCGCGCCGGCGGGAGACAGCGCTGCTCGACCTGATCTACGCCTACCATCCGCGATTCCGCCACGCCGCCCGCGCTTACGGCGCGCATTCCGCGCCGATCGAAGGCGGCGACGTGATGCTGCTGGCCCCCGGTGTCGTCGCGATCGGCGTCGGCGAACGCACCACTCCGGCCGGCGCCGAATCGCTCGCCCGTTCCGTATTCGCCGACGGACTCGCGCATACCGTCGTCGCGGTGCCGATCGAACAATCGCGCGCGACGATGCATCTCGACACCGTATGCACGATGGTCGATGTCGATGCCGTCGTAATGTATCCGCTCGCCCGCGATTCCCTGACCGCGTTCACCATCAAGCCGACTGGCGACGGCGGCGTGAAAGTCGCCGGCCCGACGCCATTCCTCGAAGCCGCCGCGGAGGCGATGGAGATCGACCGGCTGCGGGTGATCGACACCGGCCTCGACCCGGTCACCGCGGAGCGCGAACAGTGGGACGACGGCAACAACACGCTGGCACTGGCCCCGGGCGTGGTCGTGGGGTACGAACGCAACGCGGAGACCAACGAACGGCTCACCGAGGCGGGAATCGAGGTGCTGCCGATCACCGGGTCCGAGCTGGGATCCGGACGCGGCGGCCCGCGCTGCATGTCGTGCCCGGTGCGCCGCGATCCCCCGCCGAAGCGGCACTGAACCCCTGCGCGGGCGAAGTTAGCCTTTCCTTAATAAGGGCAAACACATTAAGGGAAGGCTAACCAAAATAAGTATTTCCTTCTTGAGGAATGGTAACCCTAATAGGGTGGAGATCACCAGCCAAAAGTGGAAAACAATCGGACATTGACGTACCGTGATGGACATGGCCGCTACGAAGAAAGAACCGCGCTCTAAGTTCTACGAACTGCTGCAGGCGCAGATCCACAACGAGTTCAACGCCTCCCAGCAGTACATCGCGCTCGCGGTCTGGTTCGACAACGAGGACCTTCCGCAGCTCGCGAAGCACTTCTACAAGCAGTCCGTCGAGGAGCGCAATCACGCGATGGCGCTCGTCCAGTACATGCTCGACCGGGACCACCACGTCGAGATCCCCGGCACCGGCCAGGTGCGCAACGACTTCTCCTCCCCGCTCGAGCTGATCGAGCTCGCCCTGGAGCAGGAGAAGGAGGTCGCCGCCGACATCTCCGCGCTCGCGAAGGCCGCCCGGGCCGAGGAGGACTACATCAGCGAGCAGTTCACCCAGTGGTTCCTCAAGGAGCAGGTCGAGGAGATCTCCCAGATGTCGACGCTGGTCACGGTCGCGCGCCGCGCGGGTGACAACGTCTACGAGATCGAGAAGTTCCTGCACCGCGAGGCCGTCGGCGACGCCGGCGCGGACGCCGGAATGCCCCCGGTCGCGGGTGGCGCGCTGTAGTAGCTCAAGCACGTCCGGAAGCCCGGTTGTCCCCATTGTGGACAACCGGGCTTCCCCCTGTGGATAACTTCAGTGCCGCGCGTAGTGCGCGATGAGCACGCCGGTGGTGGTCGCGACGCTTCCGACGAGCGTGAACTTGGTCAGCGGCGCGGGTCCTTCGAACAGCCGCGCGCCCTTGCCGAGCGTCAGCGGGTGGATCAGCAACGTGTAGGTGTCGACCAGTCCGGCGGCGTGCAGCGAGCGCACGAGCGAAACGCTGCCGATGATCGCGAGATCCTTGCCGGGCGAGGCTTTCAGCTCAGCCACAGTCTCCACCGCCGAGCCGCGCAGCAGCACCGAGTTCTGCCAGGCGCCGGCGTTGTCGAGGGTGGTGGAGACGACGTACTTCGTCGCAGCGTTCATGTGCGCGGTGAACACGTTCCCGTCCGTGCGCGGCCCCCACGCGGTGGCGAAGTCCTCCCAGGTACGCCGGCCGAACAGCATGTCCCCAGGCCGGTCCATGCCCTTTCCCATCTCGCGCGCCATAACGTCGTCGCCGTAGCCGTTGCCCCAGCCGCCCAGGTCGAATCCGTCCTGGGTGTCCTCATCGCTGCGACCGGGGCCTTGCACGACGCCGTCGAGGGTGGTGCTCAGGATGACGCTGATCGAACGCATCGGGAATGTCCTTCCGCTTCCGCGGACCGCGAGCCGGCCCGTCACCCGCTACACGAGCGGCGCACAGCCAGATCGACATCGGCCCGCGGAATTTTCAGCCGGCGCAGTCCTGCGTCTTCGCCCGGACCTCGATGGCCTGGACAGCCCCGTCCGAATTCAGCGTGAAGTGATACGCCCCCTGGTCGCCGGTCGGCGAAACGAGCGCGCTCCCCGACTCCGACGTACCTGGATAGGTCGACGTGACCTGGTCCTTCGGCGTCCCGTCGCCCACGCCTTCCGGGGTATGCGCGGCACCGTCAGGCTTCACCGCGACCACGCCGTTGTCCGGCGAAACGACCGCTGTCGCGGCGGGAACGCCAGCGCCGCTGACGTCGTAGTACGTGCAGCCAGCCGACTCTTTGACCGCCGTGAGCTTCATACCCTGGTCCGTGAGCTGCTGCTCGGTCATGCCGAGCTTCACCGCGCCCAAGCCGTCCGCGGTCACCAACGCTCCGGAAGCGGCCTTCGTCGGCGTGGTCTTCGGCGGTGCCGGCTTCGTGTGGTGCGGATGCGCGGGCGGCACCGGCGGTTCGGCCGTACCGTGCTCCGACGATTCGACCGGCGCTTGGACCTGCGTCGATTCAGCGCTCGAAGGAGGCTCGGGTACCGAAGAAGGCACCGTGGGCTGGGCCGAGGCGACTTGCTGGGCGGTGAAGTCAGTCGCCGCCGGCGGCGTGCGCAGCTGGATCACCACGAGACCGGCCGACGCGACCGCGAGCACGCACGCCGCTCCGGCCGCGGACGTCAGGACGCGCTGCCTGCGCCGCCGCCGACGTGCGCCCGCCAGGATGACCGACGCGGCGTCCTCGGTTGGTTGGACGGCCAGCCGGTCGTCCGTGAGGAGGGCGCGGAGGCGCTGTTCCAGGTCCTCGGACTCGCTCACCCCGCGTCACCTCCTTCCTGGTTTTTCAGTTTCGCCCGCAAGGACGCGATGGCCTTGCTCGCTTGGCTTTTCACCGTCCCCTGGCTGATGTCCAGCGCCTTGGCGATTTCCACTTCGGACAGTCCTTCGTAGTACCGCAACACCATCACCGTGCGCTGCCGCGGCGGGAGGTCGCGCAGCGCCTGCCACAGCGGCTCGTGCTCGAACGGATCCTTCGGCGCGCTCGGGCTGGTCTCCGGCAGGTCCGCGACGAGGTTCTCCCGCCGCGTCCGGCGCCAGCGGCTGACGTGCGCGTTCGCCATCGAACGCCGCACGTAGGCCAGCGGATCGC
Encoded here:
- a CDS encoding dihydrofolate reductase family protein — its product is MRSISVILSTTLDGVVQGPGRSDEDTQDGFDLGGWGNGYGDDVMAREMGKGMDRPGDMLFGRRTWEDFATAWGPRTDGNVFTAHMNAATKYVVSTTLDNAGAWQNSVLLRGSAVETVAELKASPGKDLAIIGSVSLVRSLHAAGLVDTYTLLIHPLTLGKGARLFEGPAPLTKFTLVGSVATTTGVLIAHYARH
- a CDS encoding ferritin, which produces MAATKKEPRSKFYELLQAQIHNEFNASQQYIALAVWFDNEDLPQLAKHFYKQSVEERNHAMALVQYMLDRDHHVEIPGTGQVRNDFSSPLELIELALEQEKEVAADISALAKAARAEEDYISEQFTQWFLKEQVEEISQMSTLVTVARRAGDNVYEIEKFLHREAVGDAGADAGMPPVAGGAL
- a CDS encoding CPBP family intramembrane glutamic endopeptidase, which codes for MRTTERSGGPSGLRSWLNPALPAFPAPITDARERRAVKIELVLVFGITLGLSGARSLLSLVDSLLRPTPLAQQQVQLNVPRAAASLLDLLQQLLSAAQLIGWGGLGLYLLWRAGLKLREIGLSRRIRPDALITVGIAALIGIPGLALYFISYHLGFSLAVQPSTLGDTWWRPIALTLSAFGNAFAEEVLVIGYLLTRLRQLGVRENASLFGAAVLRGSYHLYQGFGGFVGNLVMGLVFGRVWQRTNRLWPLIAAHTLFDVVSFVGYSLLKGRLSWLP
- a CDS encoding SigE family RNA polymerase sigma factor; the encoded protein is MRGGDDEEPSLDAVIRGGGDTVTAAALPIASGDPPWAGPQAEAVNTTADFGDFVREALPGLLRYGHVLTGNPHDAADLVQTVLEKMGARWSYVQQKTGDPLAYVRRSMANAHVSRWRRTRRENLVADLPETSPSAPKDPFEHEPLWQALRDLPPRQRTVMVLRYYEGLSEVEIAKALDISQGTVKSQASKAIASLRAKLKNQEGGDAG
- a CDS encoding arginine deiminase, encoding MDSEVGPLRAVLLHRPGNELKRLTPRNNDKLLFDSIPWVSRAQQEHDAFADVLRGRGVEVLLLADVLRTALEDQRAHAAGVHAAVDDRRLGNDLADSLRSHLTSVDAPTLAEVLMAGMTFEELPSAEGASLVRMMHNPRDFAVDPLPNLLFTRDSSAWIGDRVAISSLTMPARRRETALLDLIYAYHPRFRHAARAYGAHSAPIEGGDVMLLAPGVVAIGVGERTTPAGAESLARSVFADGLAHTVVAVPIEQSRATMHLDTVCTMVDVDAVVMYPLARDSLTAFTIKPTGDGGVKVAGPTPFLEAAAEAMEIDRLRVIDTGLDPVTAEREQWDDGNNTLALAPGVVVGYERNAETNERLTEAGIEVLPITGSELGSGRGGPRCMSCPVRRDPPPKRH